A genomic region of Lycorma delicatula isolate Av1 chromosome 4, ASM4794821v1, whole genome shotgun sequence contains the following coding sequences:
- the LOC142324164 gene encoding TAR DNA-binding protein 43-like isoform X3, producing the protein MKMSSYLQVAEDEGEEPIELPSEDDGTLLLSTLSAQFPGTCGLKYRNPESRTMRGVRLVDGRLHPDDDGWGNNVFYCVFLKENKRKSDDHLENSTAKTKRMETKMKCTDLIILGLPWKTSEQQLREYFESFGEVLMAQLQEMKRSL; encoded by the exons atgaaaatgagtTCTTATTTGCAAGTTGCTGAAGATGAAGGCGAGGAACCCATAGAATTACCTTCGGAGGATGATGGTACTTTATTACTGTCGACGCTTTCTGCTCAGTTTCCTGGTACGTGTGGTTTGAAATACAGAAATCCAGAGTCGCGTACTATGCGTGGTGTGAGACTAGTAGATGGCCGATTGCATCCTGATGATGATGGTTGGGGAAATAACGTTTTTTACTGCGTTTTCCTAAAAG aaaacaaaagaaagtcTGATGACCATTTGGAAAATTCTACAGCAAAAACAAAAAGGATGGAAACAAAAATGAAGTGCACAGATTTGATTATTCTTGGATTGCCGTGGAAAACTTCTGAACAGCAGTTGAGAGAATATTTTGAGTCATTTGGTGAAGTTTTAATGGCACAG